From the genome of Lentimonas sp. CC4, one region includes:
- a CDS encoding arylsulfatase: MRTLIKSLCTLSLATSAITSSLFATTAKPNVIFIFADDMGYGEIQALNPEHGLIPTPHLDRLAAEGMVFTDAHTTSSVCTPSRYGLLTGRYNWRTTLQTFVLGDNADPLIAKDRMTLGHLFQEQGYHTAIFGKWHLGFKNTVPAELKDVPRPRKTDSRFVGPVPIGSKVEEGPITRGFDTFFGFHHARSMSSLIDDDTYIEEVDTDEVLGRLTDELTSYIDAKAADAKSGKPFFIYFPQSSPHSPIVPAPEWKGKGGLGNYSDFIANTDGSVGDVMKALERNGLRENTILIFSADNGSSGNSSEAEEQGHRSQAHFRARKASLYEGGHRVPFILSWPAQVEAASQLNQLVSLSDMMATFAEMFDQELPDHAAEDSMSFLAGIYGKPITSPRQDVVHHDKAGRFAIRKGDWKLLLEGQKRSKTGLDYQLYDLGKDVSETKDLAAENPERVEAMLALLETYIAQGRSTPGETQQNDAEIDLWKKGIVKKK; the protein is encoded by the coding sequence ATGAGAACTCTAATAAAATCCCTCTGCACGCTTTCCTTGGCGACTTCAGCCATCACCTCTTCGCTCTTCGCGACGACCGCAAAGCCGAATGTCATCTTTATCTTCGCAGACGACATGGGCTATGGCGAAATTCAGGCTTTAAACCCAGAGCATGGTTTGATTCCAACGCCGCACCTCGACCGTTTGGCGGCGGAGGGCATGGTATTCACGGATGCGCATACGACTTCGTCTGTTTGCACGCCCTCGCGTTATGGCTTGCTCACGGGACGCTATAATTGGCGGACGACTTTGCAGACTTTTGTCTTGGGTGATAATGCGGATCCGCTCATCGCGAAAGATCGGATGACTTTAGGGCATCTTTTTCAAGAGCAAGGCTATCATACCGCTATCTTCGGTAAATGGCATTTGGGTTTTAAAAATACCGTCCCTGCTGAGCTCAAAGATGTGCCTCGACCTCGCAAGACGGATAGCCGTTTCGTCGGGCCTGTGCCGATTGGAAGTAAGGTCGAGGAGGGACCGATCACGCGGGGCTTTGATACCTTCTTTGGTTTCCACCATGCGCGAAGCATGAGTAGTCTGATAGATGATGACACCTATATTGAAGAGGTCGATACAGATGAAGTTTTGGGTCGATTGACTGACGAGCTGACCAGCTATATTGATGCAAAAGCAGCGGACGCAAAATCAGGTAAACCCTTTTTTATCTACTTCCCCCAGAGTTCACCACACTCACCGATTGTTCCCGCTCCCGAGTGGAAAGGTAAGGGTGGGCTGGGCAATTACAGTGATTTCATCGCGAATACCGATGGTTCAGTTGGTGATGTGATGAAGGCTCTGGAGCGTAACGGACTGCGTGAGAATACCATTTTGATTTTCAGTGCGGACAATGGCAGTTCGGGAAATTCAAGCGAGGCCGAGGAACAAGGGCATCGCTCTCAAGCTCATTTTCGTGCTAGGAAGGCCAGCCTCTATGAAGGTGGGCATCGGGTGCCCTTTATCCTGAGCTGGCCTGCTCAGGTTGAGGCAGCATCTCAATTGAATCAACTAGTCAGCCTGTCTGATATGATGGCTACTTTTGCGGAAATGTTTGATCAGGAGCTGCCTGATCACGCGGCTGAGGATAGTATGAGTTTTCTTGCCGGGATTTACGGGAAGCCGATTACGAGCCCGCGCCAGGATGTAGTGCATCATGATAAAGCAGGCCGTTTTGCGATTCGAAAAGGCGACTGGAAGCTCCTTCTTGAGGGGCAGAAGCGGAGCAAGACCGGGCTCGATTATCAATTGTATGATTTGGGCAAAGATGTTTCGGAAACCAAGGATCTCGCAGCGGAAAATCCTGAGCGAGTGGAAGCGATGTTGGCTCTGCTCGAAACTTATATTG